A single window of Candidatus Acidiferrales bacterium DNA harbors:
- a CDS encoding DoxX family protein, whose product MNELGQSFGGLLLRITVGGLLLFHGVSKLTHGVAWMAGPLEAFHLPFFVAYGVFVGEIVAPILIILGIWTRPAALVIAFDLFMAVILVARHGVAHLSPGGGWGIELEALYLLTALTLFFLGAGKFSVAGANGKWN is encoded by the coding sequence ATGAACGAACTCGGTCAGAGTTTCGGCGGACTGCTCCTTAGAATTACAGTGGGAGGATTACTGCTGTTCCATGGTGTATCAAAGCTCACGCATGGCGTGGCATGGATGGCTGGCCCGCTTGAGGCATTCCATCTTCCTTTTTTTGTAGCTTACGGAGTTTTCGTGGGCGAAATCGTTGCGCCTATTCTGATAATACTTGGTATCTGGACTCGTCCGGCTGCGCTCGTGATCGCCTTCGATTTGTTCATGGCCGTCATACTCGTTGCTCGTCATGGAGTGGCTCATCTCAGCCCGGGCGGCGGGTGGGGGATAGAATTAGAAGCGCTCTATTTGCTCACTGCGTTGACGCTTTTCTTCCTCGGCGCTGGGAAGTTTAGCGTGGCAGGTGCAAACGGAAAATGGAATTGA
- a CDS encoding LytTR family DNA-binding domain-containing protein: MKKNITAILVDDEPLARKLVKEYLLDFPAIRVIGECKNGRQAIKAINECKPDLMFLDIRMPGMDGFEVLEHLDHLPRIIFTTAYGDYALKAFEMNAVDYLLKPYDRKRFSRAIHKVLDRNLRAGDEIERIVAMLQHTKLHEGYPACIFVRVGRKIVSVQLSDIAWIEADGDYSQLHTAGGTHLCNLSLNALERRLDRSRFLRVHRSYIIASNSIEHLAGDGEGGYIALLKDKSRVKISRTYAAKIRQYIW; the protein is encoded by the coding sequence ATGAAGAAAAACATTACCGCTATACTCGTTGATGATGAACCCCTTGCGCGAAAGCTCGTAAAAGAATACCTCTTGGATTTTCCTGCCATCAGGGTCATTGGAGAATGCAAGAATGGCAGACAGGCCATCAAAGCGATCAATGAGTGCAAGCCCGATCTTATGTTTCTCGATATTCGTATGCCCGGCATGGATGGATTCGAAGTTTTGGAACACCTCGATCACTTGCCTCGTATCATTTTCACAACTGCCTATGGCGACTATGCATTGAAAGCTTTTGAAATGAACGCTGTCGACTATCTTCTCAAGCCGTATGACCGTAAAAGATTTTCACGGGCAATTCACAAAGTTCTTGACAGAAACTTAAGAGCCGGCGATGAGATAGAGCGAATCGTCGCCATGCTGCAGCATACGAAATTGCACGAGGGATATCCTGCATGCATCTTTGTGCGTGTCGGTAGAAAAATTGTTTCCGTCCAGTTGAGCGATATTGCGTGGATCGAAGCCGATGGTGATTATTCCCAGCTCCATACTGCAGGCGGTACTCATCTATGTAATTTAAGCTTGAACGCTCTTGAACGGCGGCTGGATCGTTCGCGCTTTTTACGGGTGCACCGTTCTTATATTATTGCAAGTAATTCCATTGAACACTTAGCCGGTGACGGTGAAGGGGGATACATCGCACTATTGAAAGATAAATCCAGGGTTAAAATAAGCCGGACGTACGCGGCGAAGATACGTCAGTATATTTGGTAG
- a CDS encoding NAD(P)-dependent oxidoreductase, with protein MKIALFAATGRIGSKILMEALNRRHKITAIVRRPEKLTLLHPNLTVVQGDVLDENVVANLVKGHDVVVSAYGLGSSSPADFSLFSKAAQSLINGTKKAGVKRLINVGGAGSLYVAPGKQLVDMQGFPESLKEAASAQRDSLEVFRKEKELNWTFFSPAIIVENGDRTGKFRIGKDEPIFDSKGESRISIEDYAVALVDEIENPHFIRQRFTVGY; from the coding sequence GTGAAAATTGCATTATTTGCGGCAACGGGTAGGATTGGATCCAAAATTCTTATGGAAGCTCTGAACCGCAGACACAAAATCACTGCGATTGTTCGTCGTCCTGAAAAGTTGACGCTGTTGCATCCTAACCTGACGGTCGTGCAGGGAGATGTCCTCGATGAAAACGTGGTGGCGAATCTTGTCAAAGGACATGACGTAGTAGTCAGCGCATACGGACTGGGATCTTCAAGTCCGGCCGACTTTTCGCTGTTCAGCAAAGCAGCGCAGTCGTTGATCAACGGTACCAAGAAAGCCGGAGTGAAGCGGCTGATCAATGTCGGCGGAGCAGGGAGTCTTTACGTCGCACCCGGCAAACAATTAGTAGATATGCAAGGATTTCCGGAATCATTAAAGGAAGCCGCCTCTGCCCAGCGCGATTCTCTTGAGGTTTTTAGGAAGGAGAAAGAGCTCAATTGGACGTTCTTCAGTCCGGCAATAATCGTGGAGAATGGCGATCGTACGGGAAAATTCCGCATTGGTAAGGATGAGCCAATTTTTGATTCCAAAGGTGAAAGCAGGATATCGATCGAGGACTACGCGGTCGCCTTGGTTGACGAAATTGAAAATCCGCATTTTATTCGTCAGCGGTTCACGGTTGGCTACTAA
- a CDS encoding prolyl oligopeptidase family serine peptidase — translation MKLATTVAITMFPLLIKSQPLNYPVTRRDTLVENYFGTKVPAPYQWMEDQESPAVDAWVEAENKITFDYLDKISIRDSIRARITKLWNYEKVGVPNREGGLLFYSKNSGLQNQSPVFRQKSLASKPEMILDPNKLSPDGSLALLDYQASPNGKLLCYAISQGGSDWEELHVRDLASGKDLPDTVHWVKFSGLSWTNDNGGFFYSRFPEPKNGEVLTTEAVGQQLFYHKVGTPQTEDKMFYDLKDYPGWYVSGGVTDDGRFLFIYLNKGTESKNKVFYVDLKDPKHPDLSSPVKPLFGIDNAEYYPLGNVGTKIIMQTTLDAPNRRIVSFDIGKPDSIGWKMVIAEAKNVIEQSLLAGGKIVVRYLVDAKSEVEFYSLNGKHDGTLKFPGIGTVDGLTGRYDTPELFYAYTSFLYPTTVFRHDFKTGKDVTFQPPHVDFDPKGYETKQVFYQSKDGTRIPMFITAKKGIKLDGTNPTLLYAYGGFNISITPAFSITNVTWLEMGGVYAVANLRGGGEYGETWHHAGMLEKKQNVFDDFIAAAEFLIKEKYTSTPKLGIEGYSNGGLLVGSCETQRPDLYGAAYAGAGVMDMLRYQKFSAGVGWVPEYGSSDDSTDFQYLIKYSPVQNVRPGICYPPTIVTTADHDDRVVPSHSYKFIAQMQHNQACNNPVLIRVETKTSHGYMPTDKRIAQAADVLAFMAHNLGIKDPPAALRH, via the coding sequence GTGAAACTAGCAACAACTGTGGCCATTACCATGTTCCCCCTACTGATCAAAAGTCAACCTCTGAACTATCCCGTCACACGAAGGGATACTCTTGTCGAGAACTATTTCGGGACGAAAGTTCCGGCGCCATATCAATGGATGGAAGACCAGGAAAGCCCCGCTGTCGACGCGTGGGTTGAGGCAGAAAATAAGATAACCTTCGACTATCTGGACAAAATTTCGATTCGAGATTCAATACGCGCCCGCATTACCAAACTTTGGAATTACGAGAAAGTCGGCGTGCCTAACCGGGAAGGCGGATTACTTTTCTACAGCAAAAACTCCGGACTTCAAAATCAAAGTCCGGTCTTCAGACAGAAATCCTTGGCCTCAAAGCCGGAAATGATTCTTGATCCGAACAAACTTTCGCCCGATGGCTCGTTAGCTTTGCTGGATTACCAGGCCTCGCCGAATGGCAAACTCCTTTGTTACGCAATCTCACAAGGTGGATCAGATTGGGAGGAACTTCACGTCAGAGATCTGGCAAGCGGGAAGGATCTTCCAGACACCGTTCACTGGGTAAAATTCTCAGGGTTATCATGGACAAATGACAACGGAGGTTTTTTCTACTCCAGATTTCCTGAACCGAAAAATGGCGAGGTCTTGACCACCGAGGCGGTCGGACAGCAGCTTTTTTATCACAAGGTCGGGACTCCTCAAACCGAAGATAAAATGTTCTACGATTTGAAGGATTACCCGGGCTGGTATGTAAGCGGAGGCGTTACAGACGATGGCAGATTTCTGTTCATCTATTTGAACAAAGGGACCGAATCAAAGAATAAGGTCTTCTATGTCGATCTCAAAGATCCGAAGCATCCCGATCTTTCCTCACCGGTAAAACCTTTGTTCGGAATCGATAATGCCGAATATTATCCCCTGGGAAATGTGGGAACAAAAATAATCATGCAGACGACACTCGACGCACCCAATCGTCGAATTGTCTCATTTGACATCGGTAAACCGGATTCAATAGGATGGAAGATGGTTATCGCCGAAGCCAAGAATGTTATAGAGCAATCGCTTCTCGCGGGGGGTAAAATAGTAGTGAGGTATCTTGTCGATGCAAAAAGTGAGGTGGAATTTTACTCGCTCAACGGAAAACATGATGGGACACTGAAGTTTCCGGGCATCGGTACAGTCGATGGATTGACCGGGCGTTATGATACTCCGGAGCTCTTCTATGCTTACACATCGTTTCTCTATCCGACCACAGTATTTCGTCATGATTTCAAGACCGGCAAGGATGTCACATTCCAGCCGCCTCACGTCGACTTTGACCCGAAGGGGTATGAGACAAAACAGGTTTTCTACCAGTCGAAAGATGGTACAAGAATTCCGATGTTCATCACGGCAAAGAAAGGAATCAAGTTAGATGGGACCAACCCAACGCTTCTTTATGCTTACGGAGGTTTCAACATCAGCATAACGCCGGCCTTCAGCATTACAAATGTTACATGGCTCGAAATGGGAGGAGTTTACGCTGTAGCGAATCTTCGGGGCGGCGGAGAATACGGCGAAACATGGCATCACGCCGGGATGCTTGAGAAGAAACAAAACGTATTCGACGATTTCATCGCTGCGGCAGAGTTTCTGATAAAGGAGAAATATACTTCAACTCCCAAATTAGGCATTGAAGGCTATTCCAACGGCGGTCTGCTAGTCGGGTCCTGCGAAACCCAGCGACCCGATCTTTACGGCGCCGCATACGCCGGAGCAGGAGTAATGGACATGTTACGCTACCAGAAATTTTCCGCAGGTGTCGGCTGGGTACCTGAATACGGCTCGTCGGATGACTCGACCGATTTCCAGTACTTGATAAAGTATTCCCCGGTCCAGAACGTCAGGCCAGGTATATGTTATCCACCGACAATCGTCACGACTGCAGACCATGATGACAGAGTCGTTCCGAGTCACTCGTACAAGTTCATTGCACAAATGCAGCATAATCAAGCCTGCAACAATCCGGTGCTGATCAGGGTTGAAACAAAGACAAGTCATGGCTATATGCCGACAGACAAACGGATCGCGCAGGCTGCAGACGTGCTGGCTTTCATGGCACACAATCTCGGAATAAAGGACCCGCCTGCTGCATTGCGTCATTAA